A part of Limihaloglobus sulfuriphilus genomic DNA contains:
- a CDS encoding right-handed parallel beta-helix repeat-containing protein, with translation MNNTFKKFKLSNCNFMKIKEICRNVKTKRPRPLIISAFCLTISSLCYAVSLDDLVVSSGGKLTGNHPNYTLHENVFVGDYLYIAPGTTILCDTSAGKRPTLVIDEGKIFADGEPDSPITFTAPDNDLTDDDATPDYWRLLEIHDTSEPNSVMEHCIFEKAKIGLYTKSPNLQVTDSLFRNCKRGVAVYDGQATFTGCEFYNNSYPDNSGAGLDADGSGVELTIDSCHFHNNQSKYGGGISVENVASSSIVGCIIENNLAEYGGGLEVDDAPMTISQSTVINNEAEYGGGIISHGTSACTITDCTLESNSAAISGGAVYSDSTLNISASIFSTNTALSGGAILNDTGNIIVSDSEFEYNIATQSEDIGGGGGAICSLSGVHITYSTFVGNESIWGGAVEVTAGQSTIAWCEFDNNVADWGGAVYCNEQNGEADLYLHSSLLSNNNAKAGGSAIYGHSGSLTLRQNTISRNFSQYEYAAVEAVSATIRMDNSIVADNSPADVGGAFDPASTNNLIGTIEGASGFDSPANLIGTESSPIDPRFINAEDGVFRLLLDSPAIDAALNSCAVDKNGSSLLSDLGERGRVIDAVVDIGAYECQKADVPSVVVTTSSDSDPDDGKISLREAIYYSKINQGVSGFNTISILGFHSPDFALYITLGPLVITHDVTIHGGVVYRPITINGNDNSNVISILGSDTNVCLRYMDITGGKGCIYNEGNLTLEGVKIHNNSGDGIYSSGSLTLNSYKYYGRYKQFDISDNTGDGIYIENAELKASNGYIGRNAVLARNSRSEITNVNVEGQDASLSFLGSDALLSDINLQNAGPKSPGFWEGAMTVSEGVVSITNSNIIDSSCLGVLAGYGGSISISGCTISGNQWSGIMPFERGNGANINVSHSVISDNGHHGIWSRNNEDTIMVTNSQINCNDWSGITTVGDVKISNVLMIGNGQRDYPYGSWQGGVRNEGGNIEINNCTISDSIGFGVRGESGSTVLNNTIVSMTDSSDGSDGDDISYSGGTLSGSNNLIGDGSGQGGLVNGINGNIIGTSQFPINPNFRRRISFGSDGVWGEGFDDLGDYRLADVSPAINAGNNTFAVNPDGSALSEDLSGSNRIVNSTVDIGAYEYVLEEMVYEVNSNLDEIAIDGNVTFREALTAANTNSPCGDASAGNAFFTDRIILSEDFDDIISLSGAPLEIFDSVNIVGRGQDISTIDAQGNSRAIHIYNQAEVNLSGLNIINGQADFGGGILIESGSLNLTDSFVASNNAISGGGNYAEVGTVSISDCNFSSNYADLGGGIYMAAGSLQLNNSSITGHSGESGAGVFVESGTAQLTDCDISHNSASYSGGGLYAQSGEITLRKTDFLRNSAESGGGVYSEAGTIVTHNSFIQGNTSTFGGGLCAEGGSAFYYNTVFAGNESVDSGGAIYVNTSQVDLFNVSVAGNSAGTDGGGVFINTDGSVALYNSIFADNNAPGGKNIYDLSNNITGEHNILSDGSGQSALTNGVNGNLVGTATAPIDPLFMAIPYSGVDGIWGTDDDDYGNLRLEQGTPAFEAGSGAYVFDNQGNPLVADAYGNPRIMGDTVDIGAFEYPLETPSTVVNTLADIVDSEDGHVSLREALIYQKALGTEITFLPGLSGTIVLNGTHLVIDSSVTITGPDPDLLTISGNQESRIFTITGTAVTITNLTISNGYSDNGGGVACENARLMMKNCIIRECFGDYRDVKGTGISAVNSIVNLTDCCITKNGSRHNMYGTLYCGEGTRLEVNRCLIVQNVAAYGAGLFVESNCDHVEVNNCLIIGNCATSGAGMFTMAGTLVINNSSISRNKSVNGGGGLSGFMGSTYIVNNSIIAKNESDDDAYIDVSFKEEDTVEVNASLVGVGIEGLIDGVSNITGTLSQPADPLFIRNPSAGPDGVWGTEDDDLGDLRLQSNSPARDAGSNALAIDSEGNPLEFDLDGKTRIVGTAVDMGAYEFITGDFVGNDGVNLRDFAVLANAWQSTVEDINFNEQCDLHEDGVVDIFDLALFAEYWLEEK, from the coding sequence ATGAATAATACTTTCAAAAAATTCAAATTGAGCAATTGTAACTTTATGAAAATAAAGGAAATATGTAGAAATGTCAAAACAAAGAGACCTCGACCCTTAATTATCTCCGCTTTTTGCCTGACAATAAGTTCGCTCTGTTATGCAGTTAGTCTTGACGATCTGGTAGTTTCCAGCGGCGGCAAGCTCACTGGCAATCATCCGAACTATACTTTACATGAGAATGTGTTTGTTGGTGATTATCTGTACATCGCTCCGGGCACCACAATCCTTTGCGACACCTCAGCAGGCAAAAGACCAACCCTGGTGATTGACGAAGGAAAAATATTTGCAGATGGCGAACCTGACAGTCCGATTACGTTTACCGCTCCTGATAATGACCTGACCGATGACGATGCGACTCCTGATTACTGGCGTTTGCTGGAAATTCATGACACTTCTGAACCAAATTCCGTCATGGAACATTGCATTTTTGAAAAAGCAAAGATTGGTTTGTACACAAAAAGCCCCAACCTCCAAGTTACTGACAGTCTGTTCAGAAACTGCAAAAGAGGTGTAGCAGTCTACGACGGCCAAGCAACTTTCACCGGTTGTGAATTTTACAATAACAGTTATCCGGATAATTCAGGTGCTGGCTTAGATGCCGATGGCTCAGGAGTTGAACTAACAATCGACTCCTGTCACTTCCACAATAACCAATCCAAATATGGCGGTGGCATTTCTGTTGAAAATGTTGCATCTTCATCGATTGTTGGATGTATAATAGAAAATAATCTCGCTGAATATGGGGGAGGATTGGAAGTTGACGATGCTCCTATGACTATCAGCCAGTCCACCGTTATAAATAACGAAGCTGAATATGGCGGTGGAATAATTTCCCATGGCACGTCCGCTTGTACGATCACGGACTGCACTTTAGAGTCTAACTCGGCAGCTATTAGTGGGGGAGCCGTTTACAGCGATAGTACTTTGAATATCAGTGCATCTATATTTAGCACCAATACTGCCCTGAGCGGAGGCGCTATCCTCAATGATACTGGCAATATAATAGTGTCAGATAGTGAATTTGAGTATAATATAGCAACTCAATCTGAAGATATCGGTGGAGGTGGCGGTGCGATATGTTCACTATCTGGTGTACATATCACCTATTCTACTTTTGTAGGAAATGAGTCCATTTGGGGTGGTGCTGTTGAAGTGACTGCTGGCCAATCAACAATTGCATGGTGTGAATTTGATAACAATGTAGCGGATTGGGGGGGAGCTGTCTATTGCAACGAACAAAACGGCGAAGCAGACTTATATTTGCACAGTTCACTGCTATCAAACAACAATGCCAAAGCCGGCGGTTCCGCAATTTACGGTCATAGCGGCAGTCTAACTCTTCGCCAGAATACGATTTCCAGAAATTTCAGCCAGTACGAATATGCAGCGGTCGAAGCGGTATCAGCTACGATAAGGATGGACAACAGTATCGTTGCTGATAATAGTCCAGCAGATGTTGGCGGAGCATTTGACCCGGCCAGCACGAACAATCTTATCGGCACTATCGAAGGTGCAAGTGGTTTTGATTCCCCTGCGAATCTAATCGGAACGGAATCTTCTCCAATCGACCCGCGTTTTATAAATGCGGAGGACGGAGTTTTTCGCCTGCTTCTTGATTCTCCAGCGATAGACGCTGCTCTCAATTCTTGTGCCGTTGATAAAAACGGCAGTTCTCTTCTCTCTGATTTAGGGGAGCGGGGACGTGTCATTGATGCTGTAGTGGATATTGGAGCATACGAATGCCAAAAAGCGGATGTCCCCTCTGTGGTTGTTACCACATCATCAGATTCTGATCCTGATGACGGGAAAATCTCATTACGAGAAGCAATTTATTATAGCAAAATCAATCAAGGAGTTTCCGGTTTTAACACAATCAGCATATTGGGTTTTCATAGCCCAGACTTTGCACTTTACATTACACTTGGCCCTCTCGTAATTACTCATGATGTTACAATACATGGAGGTGTTGTTTACCGCCCAATTACGATAAATGGCAATGATAATAGTAATGTGATATCTATTTTGGGGTCCGATACCAATGTTTGTTTGAGGTACATGGATATTACTGGAGGAAAGGGCTGTATTTACAACGAAGGCAACTTGACATTAGAAGGTGTCAAAATTCACAACAATTCAGGTGATGGTATTTATAGTTCTGGTTCTTTGACTCTAAATAGCTACAAGTACTATGGTAGATATAAACAGTTTGATATATCTGACAATACAGGTGATGGTATATACATAGAAAACGCCGAACTGAAGGCCAGTAATGGGTATATTGGTCGAAATGCTGTTCTTGCCCGAAATTCACGTTCAGAAATTACTAATGTTAATGTGGAGGGTCAAGATGCATCCCTTTCCTTTTTAGGTAGTGATGCACTTCTATCTGATATTAACTTACAAAACGCAGGCCCCAAATCTCCTGGTTTTTGGGAAGGCGCAATGACTGTATCTGAGGGAGTTGTCTCCATAACAAATAGCAACATAATAGATAGCAGTTGCCTTGGAGTTCTGGCAGGATATGGAGGCAGTATAAGCATATCCGGTTGTACGATAAGCGGTAACCAATGGAGCGGGATAATGCCGTTTGAACGTGGAAATGGAGCCAATATAAATGTATCGCATTCTGTGATAAGTGATAATGGACATCATGGCATCTGGAGTCGAAATAATGAAGATACAATAATGGTTACTAACAGCCAGATAAACTGCAACGATTGGAGTGGCATTACTACTGTAGGAGATGTTAAGATATCTAATGTGCTTATGATTGGTAATGGCCAGAGAGATTATCCGTATGGCTCGTGGCAGGGAGGAGTAAGAAATGAGGGCGGAAACATTGAAATCAATAATTGCACTATTTCGGATTCCATAGGTTTTGGAGTACGTGGTGAATCAGGATCAACCGTTTTAAACAACACAATTGTTTCTATGACAGATAGTTCGGATGGATCAGATGGAGATGATATTTCATACTCAGGTGGAACATTGTCGGGCTCTAATAATCTGATTGGCGACGGTTCTGGGCAAGGTGGTCTCGTAAATGGAATAAACGGAAACATTATCGGGACATCTCAATTTCCCATAAATCCCAACTTCAGGCGTCGCATTTCTTTTGGTTCTGATGGTGTTTGGGGAGAAGGCTTTGATGATCTGGGAGATTATAGACTCGCAGATGTAAGTCCTGCTATTAACGCTGGTAATAATACTTTCGCTGTAAACCCCGATGGCTCCGCCTTGTCTGAAGACCTATCGGGATCAAATAGAATTGTTAATTCAACTGTAGATATTGGTGCCTACGAATATGTTTTAGAGGAGATGGTTTATGAAGTAAACAGCAACCTTGATGAAATCGCCATTGACGGCAACGTAACATTTCGAGAGGCATTAACTGCCGCCAATACCAATTCGCCGTGTGGAGATGCTTCTGCAGGAAATGCCTTCTTCACAGATAGAATAATTTTGTCTGAGGATTTTGATGATATAATTTCCCTAAGCGGAGCTCCCCTGGAAATATTTGACTCCGTAAACATTGTTGGTCGCGGACAAGATATATCGACCATAGATGCTCAGGGCAATAGCAGAGCCATTCATATATACAATCAGGCAGAGGTGAATTTATCGGGACTAAATATTATTAACGGTCAGGCTGATTTTGGAGGAGGAATACTTATCGAATCGGGCTCTCTGAATTTAACCGATTCTTTCGTTGCATCCAATAATGCTATTAGTGGCGGAGGCAACTATGCAGAAGTTGGAACAGTATCAATTAGTGACTGTAATTTTTCCAGCAACTACGCTGACTTAGGAGGCGGGATTTATATGGCTGCAGGTTCATTGCAATTGAACAACAGCAGTATAACTGGTCATTCTGGTGAATCCGGTGCAGGGGTATTTGTTGAATCAGGTACAGCCCAATTGACAGACTGTGACATTTCACATAACTCCGCAAGTTATTCCGGCGGTGGGCTCTATGCACAATCCGGCGAAATAACACTTCGCAAAACGGATTTTCTCCGTAATTCTGCTGAATCCGGAGGCGGCGTTTATTCTGAAGCTGGAACCATTGTAACACATAACAGTTTCATACAGGGTAATACTTCCACTTTTGGAGGGGGCTTGTGTGCTGAAGGTGGATCAGCTTTTTATTATAATACGGTATTTGCAGGCAATGAGTCTGTTGATTCTGGCGGTGCGATCTATGTCAATACAAGTCAGGTAGATTTATTCAATGTTTCTGTTGCGGGTAACTCTGCAGGAACTGACGGTGGCGGAGTTTTCATTAACACGGATGGTTCAGTTGCTCTTTATAATAGTATATTCGCCGACAATAATGCTCCAGGTGGCAAGAACATATACGATTTGAGTAATAACATTACTGGTGAGCACAATATTCTTTCTGATGGCTCCGGTCAGTCAGCCTTGACCAATGGCGTAAACGGCAATCTTGTTGGTACTGCCACTGCCCCTATTGATCCGCTGTTTATGGCGATCCCATATTCTGGTGTAGATGGTATTTGGGGAACTGATGATGATGACTATGGTAATTTGCGGCTTGAACAAGGCACTCCTGCCTTTGAAGCAGGATCAGGTGCGTATGTCTTTGATAATCAGGGTAATCCACTGGTAGCGGATGCTTATGGCAATCCACGGATCATGGGAGACACTGTCGATATTGGTGCATTTGAATATCCGCTGGAAACACCGTCCACTGTTGTCAATACCCTCGCCGATATAGTTGATTCTGAAGACGGGCATGTATCTCTGCGGGAAGCATTGATATATCAGAAAGCTCTGGGAACAGAGATAACTTTTTTACCGGGGCTTTCAGGGACGATCGTTCTCAACGGAACCCATCTTGTGATAGACAGTTCTGTTACAATTACGGGGCCGGACCCCGATTTACTGACGATCAGTGGTAATCAGGAGAGCCGAATATTTACGATCACAGGTACGGCGGTGACAATTACCAATTTAACTATTTCAAATGGCTATTCTGACAACGGTGGAGGAGTAGCATGTGAAAATGCCAGGCTAATGATGAAAAATTGCATTATACGAGAGTGTTTTGGTGATTATCGTGATGTCAAAGGGACAGGGATTAGTGCGGTTAACAGCATAGTTAATTTAACGGATTGTTGCATAACCAAGAACGGTTCACGACACAATATGTATGGGACTTTATATTGCGGTGAAGGAACTCGTTTAGAGGTTAATAGATGCTTGATAGTTCAAAATGTTGCTGCTTATGGTGCAGGACTTTTCGTCGAGAGTAATTGCGATCACGTAGAGGTTAATAACTGCCTTATTATAGGAAATTGTGCCACATCAGGAGCAGGAATGTTTACAATGGCTGGCACTTTGGTAATAAACAATTCGTCGATTAGTCGAAACAAATCAGTAAATGGAGGAGGAGGCTTGAGTGGATTTATGGGGAGTACTTACATTGTAAACAATTCTATCATAGCCAAAAATGAATCCGATGATGACGCATACATTGATGTCTCTTTCAAAGAAGAAGATACCGTTGAAGTTAATGCCAGTTTGGTCGGTGTGGGAATTGAAGGATTAATTGATGGTGTCAGCAATATTACGGGTACGCTAAGCCAACCGGCAGATCCACTGTTTATCCGTAATCCTTCTGCTGGGCCTGATGGTGTTTGGGGCACCGAAGATGATGACCTTGGCGACTTGAGATTGCAATCCAACAGTCCAGCAAGAGATGCAGGCAGTAATGCTTTAGCTATTGATTCGGAAGGCAATCCGCTGGAATTCGATCTGGATGGCAAAACTCGAATTGTTGGGACGGCTGTAGATATGGGGGCTTATGAATTTATAACTGGAGATTTTGTCGGTAACGACGGAGTGAATCTTCGGGATTTTGCTGTTCTGGCAAATGCATGGCAGTCGACAGTGGAAGATATCAATTTTAACGAACAATGTGATTTGCATGAGGATGGAGTTGTAGACATTTTCGACTTGGCACTTTTTGCCGAATACTGGCTTGAGGAGAAATAA
- the mgrA gene encoding L-glyceraldehyde 3-phosphate reductase, which yields MRYQADDKRYEKMVYNRCGRSGLKLPATSLGLWHNFGDSDDIENARKMVCRAFDLGITHFDLGNNYGPPPGAAEENFGKILSGELGGYRDELVISTKAGYLMWPGPYGEWGSRKYLTASLDQSLKRMGLEYVDIFYSHRPDPDTPLEETMGALDNAVRQGKALYAGISSYPPDMTRRAAEILRDMGTPCLIHQPNYSMLNRWIEDGLLDVLEKEGIGCIPFCPLAQGLLTDKYLKGIPRDSRAAKDGTGLPEDAVTEEVRKKLVSLNDIAGDRGQSLAQMSLAWTLRDSRVTSALIGASRVEQIEQNIAALDKLEFSDDELARIDAILKGK from the coding sequence ATGAGATACCAAGCAGACGACAAACGTTACGAAAAAATGGTATATAACCGCTGCGGCAGAAGCGGGCTTAAACTGCCGGCGACCTCGCTGGGGCTGTGGCACAATTTCGGCGATTCTGATGATATCGAAAACGCCCGCAAGATGGTTTGCAGGGCGTTTGATCTGGGAATCACTCATTTTGACCTTGGCAACAATTACGGCCCGCCGCCAGGGGCCGCGGAGGAGAACTTCGGCAAAATACTCAGCGGCGAGCTTGGCGGCTACCGCGATGAGCTGGTGATCTCTACCAAGGCGGGCTATCTGATGTGGCCGGGGCCGTACGGCGAGTGGGGCAGCCGCAAGTATCTTACCGCATCCCTCGATCAGTCCCTGAAACGCATGGGGCTTGAGTATGTCGATATCTTTTACTCACACCGGCCCGACCCTGATACGCCGCTGGAGGAGACGATGGGGGCTCTGGATAATGCCGTGCGGCAGGGAAAGGCACTTTACGCGGGTATATCGAGCTATCCGCCGGATATGACCAGACGTGCCGCCGAGATACTCCGCGATATGGGCACGCCGTGCCTGATACATCAGCCGAATTACTCGATGCTCAACCGCTGGATTGAGGACGGGCTTCTCGATGTGCTCGAAAAAGAGGGTATCGGCTGTATCCCGTTCTGTCCGCTGGCTCAGGGGCTTCTTACGGATAAGTACCTCAAGGGGATTCCCCGGGATTCACGCGCTGCCAAAGACGGCACCGGCCTGCCGGAGGATGCTGTGACAGAAGAGGTTCGCAAAAAACTCGTCAGCCTTAACGATATCGCCGGAGATCGCGGCCAGTCGCTCGCTCAGATGTCGCTGGCATGGACACTGCGGGACAGCCGCGTTACAAGCGCTCTTATAGGAGCCAGCCGCGTCGAGCAGATAGAGCAGAACATCGCCGCACTGGACAAGCTCGAGTTCAGCGATGATGAGCTTGCCCGTATTGACGCGATTCTAAAGGGTAAATAA
- a CDS encoding sulfatase-like hydrolase/transferase — protein sequence MSEHFSSLNRRNFLVSSGICLASLCAGCAGIDRFKNSKEKKNIIFIFTDDQRWDAIGYANPVLHTPNLDRFSAQGLRFNNAFITLPVCSPARATAVTGRYTKANGVTTYHNPMDEQEVGFARYFNEAGYLTGHVGKWHIPEKGPRAFEFQIVRQLGNGAPYWNPSVLEDGKRRQYEGYSTDYCAEQTIDIIKTSQQQEKPFCIWLCTQAPHDRSVDKGGNWLSDETKAIYNEQRLSQLPVPPNINDDLSGKPPYLKTFRARRNIMNKGPMTDERYRDRQGYFGQITEMDKSLGKLFSALDEMNLRENTYVIFMSDNGLFLGEHGLMSKALHYEESIRVPMFAVGPGIPKGYEDSMVTNADIAPTILDLAGISVPGNMHGESLKKTLLRQKPLNREYVLFELPDYNEMLETNPAYTIRSKRWKYIQTFENGKDKPYTFEELYDLENDPYEMSNLIKGFKDKKLLNKLRAELEKQRARYSK from the coding sequence ATGTCAGAACATTTCAGCTCACTCAACAGACGAAACTTCCTTGTAAGCAGCGGCATTTGCCTTGCATCTCTATGCGCAGGCTGTGCCGGCATAGACAGGTTCAAAAACAGTAAAGAAAAGAAGAACATCATCTTCATTTTTACTGACGACCAGCGATGGGACGCTATCGGCTATGCAAACCCCGTCTTACACACCCCAAACCTCGACCGCTTCTCTGCTCAGGGCCTGCGTTTTAATAACGCTTTTATAACTCTGCCCGTATGTTCACCGGCAAGGGCAACCGCGGTAACCGGCCGCTATACAAAAGCCAACGGCGTAACAACATACCACAATCCAATGGATGAGCAGGAAGTCGGCTTTGCCCGGTACTTCAACGAAGCAGGCTACCTCACCGGCCATGTAGGCAAATGGCACATACCCGAAAAAGGGCCCAGAGCATTTGAATTTCAGATTGTCAGACAGCTTGGAAACGGCGCTCCGTACTGGAATCCATCAGTTCTTGAGGACGGCAAGCGGCGGCAGTACGAAGGCTACAGCACAGACTATTGCGCTGAACAGACAATCGATATAATCAAAACATCTCAGCAGCAGGAGAAACCGTTCTGTATCTGGCTCTGCACACAGGCGCCGCACGACCGCAGCGTAGATAAAGGCGGAAACTGGCTAAGCGATGAGACAAAAGCGATATATAACGAACAAAGGCTTTCTCAGCTGCCCGTACCGCCGAACATCAACGACGACCTGAGCGGAAAACCGCCCTACCTCAAAACTTTCCGCGCACGCAGAAACATAATGAACAAGGGCCCCATGACGGACGAGAGATACCGGGACCGCCAGGGATATTTCGGCCAGATTACCGAGATGGATAAATCGCTGGGCAAACTGTTTTCCGCTCTGGACGAGATGAACCTCAGAGAAAACACCTACGTTATATTTATGAGTGACAACGGACTGTTTCTCGGCGAACACGGCCTGATGAGCAAGGCGCTGCATTACGAAGAGTCTATCAGGGTACCCATGTTCGCGGTCGGGCCCGGAATCCCCAAAGGCTATGAAGACTCAATGGTTACCAATGCGGACATCGCCCCGACAATCCTTGATCTTGCAGGCATAAGCGTACCCGGGAATATGCACGGCGAAAGTCTCAAGAAGACTCTTCTCAGACAAAAGCCGCTTAACCGCGAATACGTCCTCTTTGAACTTCCCGACTACAATGAGATGCTTGAGACGAATCCGGCATACACAATCCGCTCAAAACGCTGGAAATATATCCAGACCTTTGAAAACGGCAAGGACAAACCATATACGTTTGAAGAGCTCTACGATCTGGAAAATGACCCGTATGAAATGTCAAACCTGATCAAGGGGTTCAAAGACAAAAAACTCTTGAACAAATTACGCGCAGAACTGGAAAAACAGCGTGCCAGATACAGCAAGTAG
- a CDS encoding dockerin type I domain-containing protein, translated as MQCPWNIWAGDGPRLYSHWDNHGAFTHFVRNHRELFDDYRAYSQVGLLWNTDSVMDELDSFGAALYDMKIAFDIVPLGERYPRRTIDVNETASKYDKIVQASDLSSWSQENQVLVNELGEEVDIVSHPNGLSLDNGWINVTPLNAPKIWVLPRKHTSDILAPIVVHVLNRDYDSSTDSVDNTGCSIEFDRQMLKGMDLESVEWLGPQNPTTELAVTETGSGFQVSLPQTPAWSLLKINVSYIPGDFNADGSVDMLDLDVIAAEWLSCSDASNPQCQGQILQSDSNSDGYISYLDFVSLWQGWQQ; from the coding sequence ATGCAGTGCCCGTGGAATATATGGGCAGGGGATGGGCCGCGGCTTTACAGTCACTGGGACAATCACGGCGCGTTTACCCATTTCGTTAGAAATCACAGGGAGCTGTTTGACGATTACAGGGCATATTCCCAGGTCGGCCTGCTCTGGAATACCGACAGCGTTATGGACGAGCTGGACAGCTTTGGGGCGGCTCTCTATGATATGAAGATAGCCTTCGACATTGTACCGCTGGGAGAGAGGTACCCCCGCAGGACTATAGATGTCAATGAGACGGCATCTAAGTATGATAAGATAGTCCAGGCAAGTGATCTTTCAAGCTGGAGCCAGGAAAATCAGGTTCTGGTTAATGAGCTTGGCGAAGAGGTGGATATTGTCTCGCACCCCAACGGTTTGAGCCTTGATAACGGCTGGATAAACGTTACGCCGCTGAATGCCCCGAAAATATGGGTTCTGCCCCGAAAACATACATCTGATATCTTGGCTCCAATAGTAGTGCATGTTCTTAACAGGGATTACGACAGCTCAACTGATTCGGTAGATAATACCGGCTGTTCGATTGAATTCGACAGGCAGATGCTCAAAGGTATGGATCTGGAATCCGTAGAATGGCTTGGGCCGCAGAACCCCACAACAGAGCTCGCGGTAACAGAGACCGGTTCGGGTTTCCAGGTCTCACTGCCGCAGACACCCGCGTGGTCGCTGCTTAAGATAAATGTTTCATACATACCGGGCGATTTCAACGCCGACGGCAGTGTAGATATGCTTGATCTTGACGTTATAGCCGCAGAATGGCTCTCGTGCAGTGACGCTTCTAACCCGCAGTGCCAGGGACAGATATTACAGAGCGATTCAAACAGCGATGGATATATCAGCTATCTCGATTTTGTGAGCCTCTGGCAGGGATGGCAGCAGTAA
- a CDS encoding sulfatase: MLSRRKFLLSAGLTAACGLVLTGCKTGFKRKSYAGKNQQKPNVLFIILDDLNDWVGCLGGHPNAKTPNLDRFAAESMLFTSAYCTSPLCGPSRAAFLSGMRASTTGVYNNTDHYHEIIPDALNMPLFFKNNGYFSCGAGKIFHGMYPEYWHEFIPKSDRMYHAGEPKMNGTDIPGIFDWGALDVDDSEMDDYKMAQFAVDKLKAEHDKPFFLACGIYRPHAPWYAPKKYFDMHHIDKISMPIVKKDDLDDVPPAGVRVANLGYTKHVDAAGAAKKREAVQAYLASVTFADAQVGRVLKALDESPYKDNTIVVILGDHGLHLGEKNKWHKDSLWEESCRAPLMIRVPGMTEAGSVCERTVSFLDLYPTLLSLCGLDMPSHLEGRDITTILKDPDSEWNYPAVTQRRANQVTIRDSRWRYILYENGDEELYDHSKDPNEWHNLAADKKYDSVKEKLSLYIPK; the protein is encoded by the coding sequence ATGTTATCAAGAAGAAAATTTCTGCTTTCAGCAGGTTTGACCGCCGCCTGCGGCCTTGTACTCACCGGCTGCAAGACAGGTTTTAAACGTAAATCATACGCAGGGAAAAATCAACAGAAACCCAATGTTCTTTTTATTATTTTAGACGATCTCAACGACTGGGTCGGCTGTCTTGGCGGCCATCCAAACGCCAAAACGCCAAACCTCGATAGATTCGCCGCCGAGAGTATGCTCTTTACCAGTGCGTATTGCACATCTCCGCTGTGCGGGCCTTCAAGGGCGGCATTTCTCTCCGGCATGAGAGCGTCCACCACGGGCGTTTACAATAACACTGACCATTATCATGAAATAATACCTGATGCGCTCAATATGCCTCTGTTTTTCAAGAATAACGGTTACTTCTCCTGTGGAGCGGGTAAAATCTTTCACGGCATGTACCCCGAGTACTGGCATGAGTTTATTCCCAAATCAGACAGAATGTACCACGCCGGCGAGCCTAAAATGAACGGCACGGATATACCTGGGATATTTGACTGGGGCGCTCTTGATGTGGACGATTCTGAGATGGACGACTACAAAATGGCGCAGTTTGCTGTTGATAAGCTCAAGGCTGAACATGACAAGCCGTTTTTCCTGGCCTGCGGAATTTACCGGCCGCACGCGCCGTGGTATGCTCCGAAAAAATATTTCGACATGCACCATATCGACAAAATATCTATGCCGATTGTCAAAAAAGATGATCTTGATGATGTTCCGCCGGCGGGTGTGCGCGTGGCTAACCTGGGATACACAAAGCATGTAGATGCAGCCGGTGCCGCTAAAAAACGAGAGGCTGTTCAGGCGTACCTGGCCTCGGTCACGTTTGCTGATGCACAGGTGGGCAGAGTGCTTAAGGCACTTGATGAAAGCCCATACAAAGATAATACTATTGTAGTAATTCTCGGCGACCACGGTTTGCATCTGGGCGAGAAAAATAAATGGCATAAGGATTCGCTGTGGGAGGAATCCTGCCGTGCTCCGCTGATGATACGGGTGCCCGGCATGACAGAAGCAGGTTCTGTATGTGAGAGGACAGTGAGCTTTCTTGACCTCTACCCGACACTTCTCAGCCTGTGCGGGCTTGACATGCCTTCTCATCTTGAGGGCAGGGATATAACCACAATCCTCAAGGATCCCGATTCTGAATGGAATTACCCCGCGGTTACGCAAAGAAGGGCTAACCAGGTTACAATCCGTGACAGCCGCTGGAGGTATATACTATATGAGAACGGCGATGAAGAGCTGTATGATCACTCCAAAGATCCAAACGAGTGGCACAATCTCGCCGCGGACAAGAAGTATGACAGCGTAAAAGAAAAATTAAGTCTTTACATCCCAAAATAG